One Saccharopolyspora erythraea NRRL 2338 genomic region harbors:
- a CDS encoding Smr/MutS family protein, protein MPAKLTVDLHPIFRSDRDIDNAVRNVIFRAAGENVPLVEIIPGKGSGKLKNRVLAMLKQPHIKKLYRRVEVAPGNDGMVLVHLR, encoded by the coding sequence ATGCCGGCGAAGCTGACCGTGGATCTTCACCCGATCTTCCGCAGCGACAGGGACATCGACAACGCGGTGCGCAACGTGATCTTCCGCGCGGCCGGCGAGAACGTCCCGCTCGTCGAGATCATTCCAGGCAAGGGTTCCGGCAAGCTCAAGAACCGCGTTCTCGCGATGCTCAAGCAGCCCCACATCAAGAAGCTGTACCGGCGGGTGGAGGTGGCCCCCGGCAACGACGGGATGGTGCTGGTGCACTTGAGGTAG
- a CDS encoding helix-turn-helix domain-containing protein encodes MVPAGWRGDQQRESEISGRYLSLAGREEIAILHAWGHGRAEIARRLKRHRSTIGRELDRNTTGRDGYRASTAQVAAEQRAKRYCSATREAGDRRTAVAPAGSSACSSCCCSRA; translated from the coding sequence GTGGTTCCGGCAGGCTGGCGGGGTGATCAGCAACGTGAGAGCGAGATCTCGGGTCGGTATCTGTCGCTGGCGGGGCGGGAGGAGATCGCGATCCTGCACGCCTGGGGGCACGGCCGGGCCGAGATCGCCCGCCGGCTGAAGCGGCATCGCTCGACCATCGGCCGGGAGCTGGACCGCAACACCACCGGCCGTGACGGGTATCGGGCCAGCACCGCCCAGGTGGCCGCCGAACAGCGCGCCAAGCGTTACTGCTCGGCCACCCGGGAGGCTGGGGACCGCCGCACGGCGGTGGCCCCGGCTGGATCATCGGCCTGTTCTTCCTGCTGCTGCTCGCGGGCCTGA
- the uvrB gene encoding excinuclease ABC subunit UvrB codes for MAFATEHPVLAHSEFRPVSDIPRTGGRFRMVSDYQPAGDQPQAIDDLERRINSGETDVVLLGATGTGKSATTAWLIERVQRPTLVLEPNKTLAAQFANELRGFFPDNAVEYFVSYYDYYQPEAYVPQTDTYIEKDSSINEDVERLRHSATSNLLSRRDCVVVSSVSCIYGLGTPQSYLDRSIQLQVGGETDRDVLLRALVDVQYTRNDIAFARGTFRVRGDTVEVIPAYEELAVRIEMFGDEIDRLYYLHPLTGEVVREVDELRIFPATHYVAGPERMEKAIRSIEAELDEQLAKLEKQNKLLEAQRLRMRTQYDIEMMRQVGFCSGIENYSRHVDDRPAGSAPATLLDYFPDDFLLIIDESHVTVPQVGGMYEGDASRKRTLVEHGFRLPSALDNRPLTWEEFADRIGQTVYLSATPGPYEMGQAGGEFVEQVIRPTGLVDPEVVVKPTEGQIDDLVHEIRERAERDERVLVTTLTKKMAEDLTDYFLELGIRVRYLHSEVDTLRRVELLRQLRLGEYDVLVGINLLREGLDLPEVSLVSILDADKEGFLRSGTSLIQTIGRAARNVSGQVHMYADRITDSMRHAIDETNRRREKQIAYNEEKGIDPQPLRKKIADILDRVYSESEDTEEVAVGGSGRNVSRGKKPSGEAVGSAGLLEDRDIKSMPRAELADLVQQLNDQMMSAARDLQFELAARLRDEIQDLKKELRGMDAAGIE; via the coding sequence ATGGCTTTCGCGACTGAGCACCCCGTCCTGGCCCACTCCGAGTTCCGCCCCGTGAGCGACATCCCGCGCACGGGCGGGCGCTTCCGCATGGTCAGCGACTACCAGCCCGCGGGCGACCAGCCGCAGGCGATCGACGACCTGGAGCGCCGCATCAACTCGGGCGAGACCGACGTGGTGCTGCTCGGCGCCACCGGTACCGGCAAGTCGGCGACCACCGCGTGGCTGATCGAGCGGGTCCAGCGGCCCACGCTGGTGCTGGAGCCGAACAAGACGCTGGCCGCCCAGTTCGCCAACGAGCTGCGCGGGTTCTTCCCGGACAACGCCGTCGAGTACTTCGTCAGCTACTACGACTACTACCAGCCCGAGGCCTACGTCCCGCAGACCGACACCTACATCGAGAAGGACTCCTCGATCAACGAGGACGTCGAGCGGCTGCGCCACTCCGCGACGTCGAACCTGCTCAGCCGCCGCGACTGCGTGGTGGTCTCGTCGGTGTCGTGCATCTACGGCCTGGGCACGCCGCAGTCGTACCTGGACCGCTCGATCCAGCTGCAGGTGGGCGGGGAGACCGACCGCGACGTGCTGCTGCGGGCGCTGGTCGACGTGCAGTACACGCGCAACGACATCGCGTTCGCCCGCGGCACCTTCCGGGTGCGCGGCGACACCGTCGAGGTCATCCCCGCCTACGAGGAGCTGGCGGTGCGCATCGAGATGTTCGGCGACGAGATCGACCGGCTCTACTACCTGCACCCGCTGACCGGCGAGGTGGTCCGCGAGGTCGACGAGCTGCGCATCTTCCCGGCCACGCACTACGTGGCGGGCCCGGAGCGGATGGAGAAGGCGATCCGCAGCATCGAGGCCGAGCTCGACGAGCAACTCGCCAAGCTGGAGAAGCAGAACAAGCTGCTGGAGGCCCAGCGGCTGCGGATGCGCACCCAGTACGACATCGAGATGATGCGCCAGGTCGGCTTCTGCTCCGGCATCGAGAACTACTCGCGGCACGTCGACGACCGGCCCGCCGGTTCGGCCCCGGCGACCCTGCTCGACTACTTCCCGGACGACTTCCTGCTGATCATCGACGAGTCGCACGTGACCGTCCCGCAGGTCGGCGGCATGTACGAGGGCGACGCCTCCCGCAAGCGGACCCTGGTCGAGCACGGCTTCCGGCTGCCCAGCGCGCTGGACAACCGCCCGCTGACCTGGGAGGAGTTCGCCGACCGGATCGGGCAGACGGTGTACCTGTCGGCGACGCCGGGCCCGTACGAGATGGGGCAGGCCGGCGGCGAGTTCGTCGAGCAGGTCATCCGCCCGACCGGGCTGGTCGACCCGGAGGTCGTGGTCAAGCCGACCGAGGGCCAGATCGACGACCTGGTGCACGAGATCCGCGAGCGCGCCGAGCGCGACGAGCGGGTGCTGGTGACCACGCTGACCAAGAAGATGGCCGAGGACCTCACCGACTACTTCCTCGAGCTCGGCATCCGGGTCCGCTACCTGCACTCCGAGGTCGACACGCTGCGCCGGGTGGAGCTGCTGCGCCAGCTGCGGCTGGGCGAGTACGACGTGCTGGTCGGCATCAACCTGCTGCGCGAGGGCCTGGACCTGCCCGAGGTGTCGCTGGTGTCCATCCTGGACGCCGACAAGGAGGGTTTCCTGCGCTCCGGCACCAGTCTGATCCAGACGATCGGCCGCGCGGCGCGGAACGTCTCCGGGCAGGTGCACATGTACGCCGACCGGATCACCGACTCGATGCGGCACGCCATCGACGAGACGAACCGGCGGCGCGAGAAGCAGATCGCCTACAACGAGGAGAAGGGCATCGACCCGCAGCCGCTGCGGAAGAAGATCGCCGACATCCTCGACCGGGTCTACAGCGAGTCGGAGGACACCGAGGAGGTGGCCGTCGGCGGTTCGGGCCGCAACGTCTCGCGCGGCAAGAAGCCCAGCGGCGAAGCGGTGGGCAGCGCCGGCCTCCTGGAGGACCGCGACATCAAGTCGATGCCGCGCGCCGAGCTGGCCGACCTGGTCCAGCAGCTCAACGACCAGATGATGAGCGCGGCCCGCGACCTGCAGTTCGAGCTGGCGGCGCGCCTGCGCGACGAGATCCAGGACCTGAAGAAGGAACTGCGCGGGATGGACGCCGCCGGCATCGAGTGA
- a CDS encoding SPW repeat protein — MSTSTPITGHPDLAELRARYDRAAETPTAQAADGAIVLGGLFIALSPWIAGFSGVGSLAMNNFVTGLATAVLGLCFAAAFHRTHGIAWVCPVLGLWAILSVFVISGTAITATTVLCNVIGGAVVLLAGLATMAPSMMPQRGGRRA; from the coding sequence ATGTCCACCAGTACACCGATCACCGGGCATCCTGACCTTGCCGAACTGCGCGCCCGCTACGACCGGGCCGCCGAGACCCCCACCGCGCAGGCCGCCGACGGGGCGATCGTCCTCGGCGGGCTGTTCATCGCCCTCTCCCCATGGATCGCCGGGTTCAGCGGGGTGGGCTCGCTGGCGATGAACAACTTCGTCACCGGCTTGGCCACGGCGGTCCTGGGCCTGTGCTTCGCGGCGGCTTTCCACCGCACGCACGGGATCGCGTGGGTCTGCCCGGTGCTGGGTCTCTGGGCGATCCTGTCGGTATTCGTCATCAGCGGGACCGCGATCACGGCCACCACCGTGCTCTGCAACGTCATCGGCGGCGCGGTCGTGCTGCTGGCGGGCCTGGCCACCATGGCCCCCTCGATGATGCCGCAGCGTGGGGGGAGGAGAGCTTGA
- a CDS encoding DUF402 domain-containing protein has translation MTTQRDIANRLGLPVHPPKTEIFDLAARTNTDPKQIVRDVDFYRVEPFGLYLARPMPGHPRLRYLRSWLLPGLGLRISRFDWHPGHERDLDFYLDVVGVERGEESWRTVDHYLDIEVRAGREARLLDVDEFLVATKADLLDEPTARQALETACAAVEGLARHGYDLAEWLRHNGIELSWPGHRS, from the coding sequence GTGACGACCCAGCGCGACATCGCCAACCGGCTGGGGCTGCCGGTCCACCCGCCGAAGACCGAGATCTTCGACCTCGCCGCGCGCACGAACACCGATCCGAAGCAGATCGTGCGAGACGTCGACTTCTACCGCGTGGAGCCGTTCGGCCTCTACCTCGCGCGCCCGATGCCGGGCCACCCGCGGCTTCGTTACCTGCGGTCGTGGCTGCTGCCCGGACTCGGGCTGCGGATCAGCCGCTTCGACTGGCACCCCGGCCACGAGCGGGATCTGGACTTCTACCTCGACGTGGTCGGCGTCGAGCGCGGCGAGGAGAGCTGGCGCACCGTTGACCACTACCTGGACATCGAAGTCCGCGCCGGCCGCGAGGCGCGGCTGCTCGACGTCGACGAGTTCCTGGTTGCCACCAAAGCGGATCTGCTCGACGAGCCAACCGCGCGGCAGGCGCTGGAGACCGCCTGCGCCGCCGTCGAGGGACTGGCCCGGCACGGCTACGACCTGGCGGAGTGGTTGCGGCACAACGGAATCGAACTCTCCTGGCCCGGGCACCGTTCTTGA
- a CDS encoding DUF402 domain-containing protein, translating into MDVIDLFSARRSHSSGAVMGLDVCRVEPWGLSLECSTPEDPAADSEVTWLLPDLGLKLTRHRPRRRHSRRGPSLLTAVHVERDTRSWTTTDLLLGLEVPDQGPARIAQYEEFADAVSGGLIRLSEADYALRTVHRTLEEISLHRDLNQWLAHRGIFDIW; encoded by the coding sequence GTGGACGTTATCGACCTGTTCAGCGCTCGGCGGTCCCATTCCTCGGGCGCCGTGATGGGACTGGACGTGTGCCGCGTAGAACCCTGGGGGCTGTCGCTGGAGTGCTCCACGCCCGAGGACCCCGCCGCAGACAGCGAGGTCACCTGGCTGCTGCCCGACCTGGGCCTCAAGCTCACCCGCCACCGCCCGCGCCGCAGGCACTCCCGCCGCGGGCCGAGCCTGCTGACCGCGGTGCACGTCGAGCGCGACACCCGCTCCTGGACCACCACCGACCTGCTGCTCGGCCTGGAGGTGCCCGACCAGGGGCCGGCGCGCATCGCCCAGTACGAGGAGTTCGCCGACGCGGTCTCCGGTGGGCTGATCCGGCTCAGCGAAGCCGATTACGCGCTGCGGACCGTGCACCGCACGCTGGAGGAGATCAGCCTGCACCGCGACCTGAACCAGTGGCTGGCCCACCGGGGCATCTTCGACATCTGGTGA
- a CDS encoding PucR family transcriptional regulator, whose translation MVKLDRLINVLGGLGARLVCAPRSRRTELRSVALHDPAEPADRSDDVLLAVGVDASAAAELLASTRAAVVVFRASELGDGALATAGERGVAVVVAAPEVSWGQLAGVVYGLVLEGRETEAGRGPTDLFALADTLAGSVGGPVTIEDHHCGVLAYSSEQTGADPARLETILGRRVPEAVRRELAARGVFEHLAASDQPLFVEPLEAGAGRGRAVAAVRAGRELLGSIWVETPAPLGPAGETALVNGARTAALHMLRSRASADLERQIESDLVIGLVEGDGDPAAELSRLGFRGASFRVVAVQAHDGGEHAASALLAFERATTGFGWTRPGRSALFANTVYTVLPYDEAARAREWVRTLARDIPSGITVLAGIGGAAGPGELVSSRQEADESLALHAARGGAEVAVVYDDDWHEILLQRLRRAAGAGRQPARGPVARLRRHDEVHGTHYAETLRAWLECQSDLAAAAARLGIHPNTVRNRMRKMAEIVPLELDDPDARLAMIIALAV comes from the coding sequence ATGGTCAAGCTGGACCGGTTGATCAACGTCCTCGGTGGACTGGGCGCCAGGCTCGTGTGCGCGCCGCGCAGCAGGCGGACCGAGCTGCGCTCGGTGGCGCTGCACGATCCCGCCGAACCGGCCGACCGGTCCGACGACGTGCTGCTCGCCGTCGGGGTCGACGCATCGGCGGCGGCGGAACTGCTCGCGTCCACGCGCGCCGCCGTCGTCGTCTTCCGGGCATCCGAACTCGGCGACGGGGCGCTGGCGACCGCCGGGGAGCGCGGTGTCGCGGTCGTGGTCGCGGCCCCGGAGGTGTCGTGGGGCCAGCTCGCCGGTGTCGTCTACGGCCTGGTGCTGGAGGGGCGCGAGACCGAGGCCGGACGCGGGCCGACCGACCTGTTCGCGCTCGCCGACACGCTGGCCGGGTCGGTCGGCGGGCCGGTGACCATCGAGGACCACCACTGCGGCGTGCTGGCCTACTCCAGCGAGCAGACCGGTGCCGACCCCGCCCGGCTGGAGACGATCCTCGGACGCAGGGTGCCCGAGGCGGTGCGGCGCGAGCTGGCCGCCCGAGGCGTGTTCGAGCACCTCGCGGCGTCGGACCAGCCGCTCTTCGTGGAGCCGCTGGAGGCGGGCGCGGGGCGCGGCCGAGCGGTGGCCGCCGTGCGGGCGGGCCGGGAGCTGCTCGGCTCGATCTGGGTGGAGACGCCCGCTCCGCTGGGCCCGGCGGGCGAGACCGCGCTGGTCAACGGGGCGCGCACGGCCGCGCTGCACATGCTGCGCAGTCGCGCGAGCGCGGACCTGGAACGCCAGATCGAGTCCGACCTGGTGATCGGGCTCGTCGAAGGCGACGGCGACCCCGCCGCCGAACTGAGCAGGCTGGGATTCCGGGGGGCGAGCTTCCGGGTCGTGGCGGTGCAGGCCCACGACGGCGGCGAGCACGCCGCGTCGGCGCTGCTGGCCTTCGAACGCGCGACGACCGGGTTCGGCTGGACGCGTCCGGGGCGCAGCGCCCTGTTCGCCAACACCGTCTACACGGTCCTCCCGTACGACGAGGCGGCCCGCGCCCGCGAGTGGGTGCGCACGCTGGCGCGCGACATCCCGTCCGGGATCACCGTGCTCGCCGGGATCGGCGGAGCCGCCGGACCGGGAGAGCTGGTGAGCAGCAGGCAGGAGGCCGACGAGAGCCTGGCGCTGCACGCCGCCCGCGGCGGCGCCGAGGTCGCCGTGGTCTACGACGACGACTGGCACGAGATCCTGCTCCAGCGGCTGCGCCGGGCCGCGGGCGCCGGCCGCCAGCCAGCCCGCGGCCCCGTCGCCCGGCTGCGCCGCCACGACGAGGTCCACGGGACGCACTACGCCGAGACGCTGCGCGCGTGGCTGGAGTGCCAGTCCGACCTCGCCGCGGCCGCGGCGCGCCTGGGCATCCACCCGAACACGGTCCGCAACCGGATGCGGAAGATGGCCGAGATCGTCCCGCTGGAACTGGACGACCCGGACGCCCGGCTCGCCATGATCATCGCCCTGGCTGTCTAG
- a CDS encoding polysaccharide deacetylase family protein produces MDNELFGYSPIVEREPIHWPGGARVAFYVGVNIEHYRVDRPATSIFEGTARLVPDPLNYGWRDYGPRMGLWRLVDSLDRHGMRASALLNSDVVERYPQIVEAGLARDWAWLAHGKNNSTFQADLPADEERAYLGEVVGTIEKATGRRPRGWMGPGLTESFQTPSLLAELGLSYVLDWTNDDQPYRLNAPGMLSVPYAIELNDISLFVGKSLSGPDFVRIVEDQLEQLHADAAGSGRVMALALHPFVIGQPFRAKYLDQALEHVANHPGVWLTTSDDIAEHYLRSA; encoded by the coding sequence ATGGACAACGAACTCTTCGGCTACAGCCCGATCGTGGAGCGGGAGCCGATCCACTGGCCGGGTGGTGCGCGGGTCGCCTTCTACGTGGGCGTGAACATCGAGCACTACCGGGTCGACCGCCCGGCGACGAGCATCTTCGAGGGCACCGCGCGGCTGGTGCCGGACCCGCTGAACTACGGATGGCGCGACTACGGGCCTCGGATGGGCCTGTGGCGGCTGGTCGACAGCCTCGACCGGCACGGGATGCGCGCGAGCGCGCTGCTCAACTCCGACGTGGTCGAGCGGTACCCGCAGATCGTCGAGGCCGGGCTGGCCCGCGACTGGGCGTGGCTGGCCCACGGCAAGAACAACTCCACGTTCCAGGCCGACCTGCCAGCCGACGAGGAACGCGCCTACCTGGGCGAGGTCGTCGGCACCATCGAGAAGGCGACCGGTCGCCGGCCGCGCGGGTGGATGGGACCGGGGCTCACCGAGAGCTTCCAGACGCCGTCGCTGCTGGCCGAGCTCGGCCTGAGCTACGTCCTCGACTGGACCAACGACGACCAGCCGTACCGGCTGAACGCACCGGGGATGCTCAGCGTCCCCTACGCCATCGAGCTGAACGACATCAGCCTGTTCGTGGGCAAGAGCCTCAGCGGGCCGGACTTCGTGCGGATCGTGGAGGACCAGCTCGAGCAGCTCCACGCCGACGCGGCGGGCAGCGGCCGGGTGATGGCGCTGGCCCTGCATCCCTTCGTCATCGGCCAGCCCTTCCGGGCCAAGTACCTGGACCAGGCGCTGGAGCACGTCGCGAACCACCCCGGCGTGTGGCTCACCACCAGCGACGACATCGCGGAGCACTACCTGCGTTCGGCATAG
- a CDS encoding NAD(P)/FAD-dependent oxidoreductase, with amino-acid sequence MREDGMDRAPEKVVVVGAGVVGLSTAWFLREHGVEVSVVDRRAVAAGASWGNAGYVSPGFTVPLPEPGVLRYGLRSLTDRDAPLYVPASADAGLWSFLARFARHCTARAWRRSMEAFAPLNAACLGAFDELARGGVRARAVPAPITAAFERREQVAELRHEFEKIRQAGQDVEFSEPDIAEVDVPQLSSRIEAVLRLEGQRFVDPGEFTRALARGAEARGASIRTGFAVRDVFRSGSRLVVRSEQHDGITADAVVLATGAWLSPLARGFGVRRQVRAGRGYSFTVPTEHPVPGPVYLPAVRVACTPYQGAMRVAGTMEFRDPDAPPEPARIEAIVRSARPLLRGVDWSARQDEWVGPRPVTSDGLPLVGATRMPGVFVAGGHGMWGLTLGPVTGQLLSEQIVCGKQPAALRPLDPLR; translated from the coding sequence ATGCGCGAGGACGGGATGGACCGGGCCCCGGAGAAGGTCGTCGTGGTCGGTGCCGGTGTGGTCGGGCTGTCGACGGCGTGGTTCCTGCGGGAGCACGGCGTCGAGGTGTCGGTCGTGGACCGGCGGGCGGTCGCCGCCGGTGCTTCCTGGGGCAACGCCGGATACGTCTCCCCCGGGTTCACCGTCCCGCTGCCCGAACCCGGCGTCCTGCGCTACGGGCTGCGCTCGCTGACCGACCGCGACGCGCCGCTGTACGTGCCCGCATCAGCCGACGCCGGGCTCTGGTCGTTTCTCGCCCGGTTCGCCCGCCACTGCACGGCGCGCGCATGGCGCCGGTCGATGGAAGCCTTCGCACCGCTCAACGCCGCCTGCCTCGGAGCGTTCGACGAGCTGGCCCGGGGCGGTGTGCGGGCTCGCGCGGTGCCCGCCCCGATCACCGCCGCGTTCGAGCGGCGCGAGCAGGTCGCCGAGCTGCGCCACGAGTTCGAGAAGATCCGGCAGGCCGGGCAGGACGTCGAGTTCAGCGAGCCGGACATCGCCGAGGTCGACGTGCCCCAGCTGTCCTCGCGCATCGAGGCGGTGCTGCGGCTGGAAGGGCAGCGCTTCGTCGACCCCGGCGAGTTCACGCGCGCCCTCGCTCGCGGTGCCGAAGCGCGCGGGGCGAGCATCCGCACCGGTTTCGCCGTGCGCGACGTGTTCCGCAGCGGCTCGCGGCTCGTCGTCAGGAGCGAACAGCACGACGGGATCACCGCCGACGCCGTGGTGCTGGCGACGGGCGCGTGGCTGTCGCCGCTGGCCCGCGGGTTCGGCGTCCGCAGGCAGGTGCGCGCGGGGCGCGGCTACTCCTTCACCGTCCCGACCGAGCATCCCGTTCCCGGGCCGGTCTACCTGCCCGCCGTGCGCGTCGCCTGCACGCCCTACCAGGGCGCGATGCGGGTCGCCGGGACCATGGAGTTCCGCGACCCCGACGCACCGCCGGAGCCGGCTCGCATCGAGGCGATCGTGCGCTCGGCCCGTCCGCTGCTGCGCGGCGTCGACTGGAGCGCTCGCCAGGACGAGTGGGTGGGGCCGCGGCCGGTGACCTCCGACGGGCTCCCGCTCGTCGGCGCCACCCGCATGCCGGGCGTCTTCGTCGCGGGCGGGCACGGCATGTGGGGTCTGACGCTGGGGCCCGTCACGGGGCAGCTGCTGTCGGAGCAGATCGTGTGCGGCAAGCAGCCCGCCGCGCTGCGACCGCTCGACCCGCTGCGATGA
- the coaE gene encoding dephospho-CoA kinase, with amino-acid sequence MLRVGLSGGIGSGKSTVAKRLADLGAVVIDSDVLAREVVAPGSDGLAAVVERFGSDVLDADGALDRPAMARRVFGDDEARAALNAIVHPRVGARTAELMEQAAEDAIVVHDVPLLVELGYAPSYHLVVIVDAPVEDRVRRLVDRGLEESDARARIRAQATEDQRREAADVWLDNSGAVDDVHAAVDALWADRLVPFEANVRLRTRPPERSPVLVEPDPEWPRTARRLLARVERAAGDAVVRADHVGSTSVPDLPAKDVVDLQLTVRSMAAADGLAEPLARAGFPVVPEIRGDNPHPVAPAPGQWAKRVHVSADPGRYANLHVRVAGGPGWRYALLFRDWLRADDDAREEYLRIKREAAQRHASNPDAYTEAKEPWFADALPRAEEWASRTGWEPPAV; translated from the coding sequence GTGTTGCGCGTGGGACTCAGCGGCGGGATCGGATCGGGCAAGTCCACGGTGGCGAAGCGGCTGGCCGATCTCGGCGCCGTCGTCATCGACTCCGACGTGCTCGCCAGGGAAGTGGTGGCGCCGGGCAGCGACGGGCTGGCCGCGGTGGTGGAGCGGTTCGGCAGCGACGTCCTGGACGCCGACGGAGCGCTCGACAGGCCCGCGATGGCGCGTCGGGTCTTCGGCGACGACGAGGCCCGCGCGGCGCTGAACGCGATCGTGCACCCGAGGGTCGGTGCCCGGACCGCCGAGCTGATGGAGCAGGCCGCCGAGGACGCGATCGTCGTGCACGACGTGCCGCTGCTGGTGGAGCTCGGTTACGCGCCGAGCTACCACCTGGTGGTCATCGTCGACGCGCCGGTCGAGGACCGGGTGCGGCGGCTGGTCGACCGCGGCCTCGAGGAGTCCGACGCCAGGGCCCGCATCCGCGCGCAGGCCACCGAGGACCAGCGCCGCGAAGCGGCCGACGTGTGGCTGGACAACAGCGGGGCGGTCGACGACGTGCACGCCGCGGTCGACGCGCTGTGGGCGGACCGGCTGGTGCCTTTCGAGGCGAACGTGCGGCTGCGGACCCGGCCGCCCGAGCGGTCGCCGGTCCTGGTCGAGCCGGACCCGGAGTGGCCGCGCACCGCGCGGCGCCTGCTCGCCCGCGTGGAGCGCGCGGCCGGGGACGCCGTGGTGCGGGCCGACCACGTCGGGTCGACGTCGGTGCCGGACCTGCCCGCCAAGGACGTCGTCGACCTCCAGCTCACCGTCCGCTCGATGGCCGCCGCCGACGGGCTCGCCGAGCCGCTGGCGCGGGCCGGTTTCCCGGTGGTGCCCGAGATCCGCGGCGACAACCCCCACCCGGTCGCGCCCGCCCCGGGGCAGTGGGCCAAGCGCGTGCACGTCTCAGCCGACCCCGGCCGCTACGCCAACTTGCACGTGCGTGTCGCGGGCGGCCCCGGCTGGCGCTACGCGCTGCTGTTCCGCGACTGGCTGCGCGCTGACGACGATGCCCGCGAGGAGTACCTGCGGATCAAGCGCGAGGCCGCGCAACGACACGCTTCCAACCCCGATGCCTACACCGAGGCGAAGGAGCCGTGGTTCGCCGACGCGCTGCCGCGGGCGGAGGAATGGGCGTCGCGCACCGGGTGGGAACCGCCCGCGGTGTGA
- a CDS encoding IS5 family transposase — MYTTTAQDSSTARPHRYPTDTTDAEWALIEPLLPTPACETSSGGHPEQHPRRDVVDAIRYVIDNGCKWRGLPADFPPWQTVYGFYNRWSRDNVVLALRDSPREQIRTRAGRHHQPSAGVIDSQSVRAAETAGRDTRGYDAGKKVNGRKRHITTDTLGLLLGVCVTGAHVTDRRGAELLLRYLRKTQQRLSLLRADAGYAGRLITWADTALGITLHIVRKITGQIGFQVLPRR; from the coding sequence TTGTACACCACAACAGCCCAGGACAGCTCTACCGCCCGCCCACACCGCTACCCGACCGACACCACCGACGCCGAGTGGGCGTTGATCGAACCGCTGCTGCCCACTCCGGCGTGTGAGACCTCCAGCGGCGGTCACCCGGAACAGCACCCGCGTCGCGACGTGGTCGATGCCATCCGCTACGTCATCGACAACGGCTGCAAATGGCGCGGACTGCCCGCGGACTTCCCTCCGTGGCAGACCGTCTACGGCTTCTACAACCGCTGGAGCCGCGACAACGTCGTCCTCGCCCTGCGTGACAGCCCGCGCGAGCAGATCCGCACCCGCGCCGGACGCCACCACCAGCCCAGCGCGGGCGTCATCGACTCCCAATCCGTGCGCGCCGCCGAAACCGCGGGCCGCGACACCCGCGGCTACGACGCGGGCAAGAAAGTCAACGGACGCAAACGACACATCACCACCGACACACTGGGCCTGCTGCTGGGCGTGTGTGTCACCGGAGCCCACGTCACCGACCGACGCGGCGCCGAACTCCTCCTGCGCTACCTCCGTAAAACCCAGCAGCGGCTCAGCCTGCTGCGGGCCGACGCGGGCTACGCGGGCCGCCTGATCACCTGGGCGGACACCGCCCTGGGCATCACCCTGCACATCGTCCGCAAAATCACCGGACAGATCGGTTTCCAGGTACTACCCCGACGCTGA